Proteins from a genomic interval of Syngnathus typhle isolate RoL2023-S1 ecotype Sweden linkage group LG15, RoL_Styp_1.0, whole genome shotgun sequence:
- the pcolcea gene encoding procollagen C-endopeptidase enhancer a yields the protein MMLYAGHIWGISLLLSLTLGWTQAQQTNYTRPVFHCGGSLVAESGFVGSEGFPTHYKPNSKCTWIITVPEDKVVMLSFRIFDLEADSQCRYDYLDVYNGKSNTVQKLGRFCGTFRPGALISTTNTMMLEMVTDDETNGRGFVAYFSGATPYAEDQQLCGGKTTKSQGEVMTPNWPNKKYPQGTSCSWLITVEPDKVIQVKFGKFSLEADTYCRFDYVAFFNGGEKDDSRLIGKYCGDQAPQPITTSGNVLLVQFVSDLSVTSDGFLATYTTIPRGSHTTVVDSVGADTRSIPARPVKPVARVVPITAVPPPAATVKSVPPPAPEPTDQPKRVRPTNGRGAGTTGQDRTGVDSRPNGGRPVAQNPLCAKACKRDKTIKPSFCASEFVITGKVTSLAPGPRGTLLIGVSLIKTYKAGQLTITQVGENMSVKLVSQCRKCPLLRRGGNYIIMGQVDEDGRGSLQPGAFTAPYKAPHHKLLTNISNQPC from the exons ATGATGCTGTACGCAGGCCATATCTGGGGCATCTCCTTGCTCCTGTCTCTGACTTTGGGATGGACGCAGGCCCAGCAAACAAACTACACTAG GCCTGTCTTCCACTGCGGAGGATCACTTGTTGCAGAGTCGGGATTTGTCGGCAGCGAGGGTTTCCCGACCCATTACAAACCAAACAGCAAATGCACCTGGATCATCACA GTCCCAGAGGATAAAGTGGTCATGCTCAGCTTCCGCATTTTCGACCTGGAGGCAGACTCGCAATGTCGCTATGACTACCTGGATGTCTACAACGGCAAATCCAACACGGTGCAAAAACTGGGCCGGTTCTGTGGAACCTTCCGGCCCGGTGCCCTTATTTCCACTACCAATACTATGATGTTGGAGATGGTGACCGATGACGAGACGAATGGTAGAGGGTTTGTGGCTTACTTCAGTGGTGCTACGCCATATGCGGAGG ATCAACAGCTCTGtgggggaaaaacaacaaaatctcAGGGAGAGGTCATGACGCCTAACTGGCCCAACAAGAAGTATCCACAGGGAACCAGCTGCTCTTGGCTCATTACTGTGGAGCCTGACAAG GTAATCCAGGTGAAATTTGGTAAATTTTCCTTGGAGGCAGACACCTATTGCCGCTTCGACTACGTGGCCTTTTTTAATGGTGGAGAGAAAGATGACTCACGCCTGATTGGAAAATATTGTGGTGATCAAGCCCCACA GCCCATCACCACCAGCGGCAACGTGCTCCTGGTCCAGTTTGTGTCTGACCTCAGTGTAACATCTGATGGCTTTCTGGCCACTTACACCACCATTCCCCGCGGTTCTCACACAACTGTCGTTGACAGTGTCGGTGCTGATACCAGGTCCATTCCAGCAAGGCCTGTCAAACCCGTTGCACGTGTAGTTCCCATTACTGCAGTGCCGCCACCTGCTGCCACAGTCAAAAGTGTGCCCCCCCCTGCTCCGGAACCAACTGACCAACCCAAACGCGTCAGGCCCACGAATGGACGTGGGGCCGGTACCACGGGTCAGGACAGGACAGGGGTTGACTCAAGACCAAATGGAGGACGACCTG TTGCTCAGAATCCACTGTGTGCCAAAGCGTGTAAAAGAGACAAAACTATCAAGCCCAGTTTTTGTGCCAGTGAATTTG TGATAACCGGGAAAGTGACCTCTTTGGCCCCTGGACCCCGGGGCACCCTTCTCATTGGGGTATCCCTGATTAAGACTTACAAAGCAGGGCAACTAACAATCACTCAAGTCGGAGAGAACATGTCGGTTAAATTGGTGTCACAATGCAGGAAGTGCCCATTGCTTCGCAgag GCGGTAATTACATCATTATGGGTCAAGTGGATGAGGATGGCCGTGGCAGCCTGCAACCCGGCGCGTTCACAGCCCCATACAAAGCCCCACATCACAAACTATTGACAAACATCAGCAACCAGCCTTGTTAA
- the tmem88a gene encoding transmembrane protein 88a: MSLSRNGTLEKTSELPSSEPSSPSRGAGVVVPPPYSTGGSDPPDAPLELRGSLDCWACSVLVTAQNLIIATINGLLAGVVFGTILTPALVMIIFGFLCHSTVQPHGTSVYCSDVLDDPGCVALLVVGFLLLTPLLVLALAAFCRLARHLQLGLCFIPYSRAVYKNLPAARSREAGVAGCCGMPEVSEREGKGSVWV, from the exons ATGAGTCTGTCACGAAACGGGACATTGGAGAAGACATCGGAGCTGCCCAGCTCCGAACCCAGCTCCCCATCAAGAGGggctggggtggtggttcccccaCCGTACTCCACAGGTGGGAGCGATCCCCCCGACGCTCCACTGGAATTGAGGGGCTCTCTGGACTGCTGGGCCTGCTCCGTCCTGGTCACAGCTCAGAATCTGATCATCGCAACGATCAATGGCTTGTTGGCCGGCGTTGTGTTTGGCACCATCCTCACTCCGGCGCTCGTCATGATCATATTCGGCTTCCTCTGCCACTCCACG GTGCAGCCCCACGGCACCTCTGTGTACTGTTCAGACGTGTTGGATGATCCCGGCTGTGtcgcgctgctggtggtgggcTTTCTGCTGCTCACGCCTCTGCTGGTCCTAGCGCTGGCTGCCTTCTGTCGCCTGGCTCGCCACCTCCAACTGGGCCTGTGCTTCATTCCTTACAGCAGGGCCGTGTACAAAAACCTGCCGGCCGCTCGCAGCAGGGAGGCCGGGGTGGCCGGCTGCTGTGGCATGCCGGAGGTCTCCGAGAGGGAGGGTAAGGGCAGCGTATGGGTGTAA